In one window of Nitrospira sp. DNA:
- a CDS encoding aminoacyl-tRNA hydrolase, with protein MRLLVGLGNPGADYADTRHNIGCWVIERAAARWSIRLTRKGAAQRGSGRAGSKLVELASTLDWMNLSGPPIKGLLRELGLTPEALVVVHDDLDLEPGRLRIRQDGGSGGHNGIKSVIEALGTPQFVRLKVGVGRPAPRQDTADYVLEQVSPEERAIYAPCLERAVDALELLLNRDVSTAMNQFNVREKAEGGERPS; from the coding sequence TTGCGCCTGCTCGTTGGATTGGGCAATCCCGGAGCCGATTATGCCGACACACGGCATAATATCGGTTGTTGGGTGATCGAACGGGCCGCAGCGCGGTGGTCGATACGTCTCACCAGGAAAGGCGCGGCCCAGCGAGGCTCGGGTCGCGCCGGTTCCAAACTCGTCGAACTCGCCAGTACCCTCGACTGGATGAATCTCAGCGGTCCTCCCATCAAGGGACTCCTCCGCGAACTTGGTCTGACTCCGGAAGCCCTGGTGGTCGTGCACGACGATCTGGATTTGGAACCGGGTCGTTTGCGGATCAGGCAAGACGGCGGCAGCGGCGGCCACAACGGCATCAAATCTGTTATTGAAGCATTGGGCACGCCGCAGTTCGTGCGGCTGAAGGTCGGTGTCGGCCGTCCAGCACCGAGGCAGGATACGGCCGACTACGTGCTGGAACAGGTGTCGCCTGAAGAGCGGGCGATCTATGCCCCCTGCCTCGAACGAGCCGTCGATGCCCTCGAATTGCTGCTCAATCGCGACGTCTCCACGGCGATGAATCAATTTAACGTGCGGGAAAAAGCCGAGGGCGGCGAGCGTCCCTCTTAG
- a CDS encoding 50S ribosomal protein L25: MKFDLTVESREGGGKGPARQLRRAGRVPAVLYGQGECLLLSVKPDELVKILRSQAGSTALISLTINGAKTKAKRTALLRDFQVDPIAGSVLHADFFEVAMDKPIRVKVPVHLTGGQPVGLKEGGVLHHVLRQLHIECLPSVLPDFIEVDASQLQINQGIHLKDIPKTEGLRFLDDLEHMVVSVAAPMTDAKLEALLTAGAPGAEGAKEPEVAVKGKAAAEGAAGAEAGKAGDAKAGAAAPKAGAAPAKKEAEKKK, encoded by the coding sequence ATGAAATTCGATTTAACCGTTGAGAGCAGAGAGGGTGGGGGCAAGGGGCCCGCGCGTCAACTTCGTCGTGCCGGTCGAGTTCCGGCCGTGTTGTATGGGCAGGGGGAATGTTTGCTGCTCTCGGTGAAGCCTGACGAGTTGGTAAAGATTCTGCGGTCTCAGGCCGGATCCACCGCGCTGATTTCTCTTACCATCAACGGCGCGAAGACCAAGGCCAAGCGTACGGCGTTGCTACGGGATTTCCAGGTTGATCCGATCGCAGGAAGCGTGCTCCACGCAGACTTCTTCGAAGTGGCGATGGATAAACCGATCCGCGTCAAGGTGCCCGTGCATTTGACCGGCGGTCAGCCGGTCGGCTTGAAAGAGGGCGGTGTGTTGCATCATGTGTTGCGTCAGCTGCACATCGAATGTCTCCCGTCCGTCCTGCCCGATTTCATCGAAGTCGACGCATCGCAGCTCCAAATCAACCAGGGCATCCATCTGAAGGACATTCCGAAGACCGAGGGGTTGCGGTTTTTGGATGACCTCGAACACATGGTCGTGAGTGTGGCTGCGCCGATGACCGATGCCAAGCTCGAAGCATTGCTCACTGCCGGAGCACCCGGCGCTGAAGGAGCCAAGGAGCCTGAAGTGGCGGTGAAGGGCAAGGCAGCCGCTGAAGGTGCGGCTGGTGCGGAGGCTGGCAAGGCGGGAGATGCGAAGGCTGGGGCTGCCGCGCCCAAGGCCGGAGCAGCGCCTGCGAAGAAGGAAGCGGAAAAGAAGAAGTAG
- a CDS encoding ribose-phosphate pyrophosphokinase, translating to MNRELKLFSGSANPALARAICSYLDLPLGAATVSSFSDGEIRIRVEENVRGADVFVTQSCCSPVNDSIMEMLIMIDALKRSSANRITAVIPYFGYARQDRKDQPRVPISAKLVADIITTAGADRVLTMDLHASQIQGFFNIPVDNLYALPVLMDYITKRKVSDLVVVSPDAGGVERARAFAKRLQANLAIIDKRREGPNQAQVMNIIGDVQGKSALLLDDMIDTAGTIVQGAQACLDKGAREVWAGCSHGVLSGPALERLQQSGLTEVLVTDSIPLRGKEQKCPKLKVLSVAPLFGEAIRRIHEDESVSSLFV from the coding sequence ATGAACAGGGAACTTAAGCTCTTTTCGGGCAGCGCCAATCCTGCGCTTGCGCGGGCGATTTGCTCGTATCTCGACCTGCCCCTTGGCGCGGCGACGGTGTCCTCCTTCAGCGACGGGGAAATCCGGATTCGCGTGGAAGAGAACGTGCGGGGGGCTGATGTCTTCGTCACCCAATCCTGCTGTTCCCCGGTCAACGATTCGATCATGGAAATGCTCATCATGATCGATGCGTTGAAGCGCTCATCGGCCAACCGTATCACGGCGGTGATTCCCTACTTCGGGTATGCCCGGCAGGACCGCAAGGATCAGCCGCGTGTGCCGATCTCCGCGAAGCTGGTTGCCGACATCATTACCACGGCCGGTGCGGATCGGGTGCTCACCATGGATCTCCATGCGAGTCAGATCCAGGGGTTTTTCAATATTCCAGTCGATAACCTCTACGCTCTGCCGGTGCTGATGGACTACATCACGAAACGGAAGGTATCGGATCTGGTGGTTGTGTCGCCGGATGCCGGCGGCGTGGAGCGCGCCAGAGCCTTCGCGAAGCGCCTGCAGGCCAATCTGGCCATTATCGACAAGCGGCGCGAGGGTCCCAATCAGGCGCAGGTCATGAATATCATCGGAGACGTGCAGGGCAAGAGCGCGCTGCTCCTCGACGATATGATTGATACCGCCGGAACGATCGTCCAGGGCGCTCAGGCCTGTCTGGATAAGGGCGCACGTGAAGTGTGGGCCGGTTGTTCGCATGGCGTGTTATCCGGGCCCGCATTGGAGCGGCTCCAACAATCCGGCTTGACGGAAGTGCTGGTGACCGATTCGATTCCCCTGCGGGGTAAAGAACAGAAGTGTCCGAAACTCAAGGTGTTGTCGGTGGCGCCCCTTTTCGGGGAAGCCATTCGGCGTATCCATGAAGATGAATCAGTAAGTTCGTTATTCGTGTAG
- the ispE gene encoding 4-(cytidine 5'-diphospho)-2-C-methyl-D-erythritol kinase, giving the protein MNSTSLRVQTPAKVNLILRVLERRPDGFHTVWSLMHTVGLEDALTLTIQPGTTSRIALRCDHAALAADQSNLVYRAAQLVLARIDRAVDLSITLTKRIPLGAGLGGGSSDAAATILGLTRLLGLSWSVEQMAEVGQQLGSDVPFFFMGPAACVTGRGEQVRPIQMTGTRWIVLVNPGFPVETKWAYQQLSATRAGVRPLSLALQQLGGRGVVDWSEIIPLVENDFEAPVFAHHPVLSQIKSQLLSQGAEVALLSGSGATMFGIFPGQADAERAASVFARDPKMKAYAVPAAGAPATSPL; this is encoded by the coding sequence GTGAACTCTACCAGTCTGCGTGTTCAGACCCCTGCGAAAGTGAATCTCATCCTCCGCGTACTCGAACGGCGCCCTGACGGTTTTCACACCGTCTGGTCGTTGATGCACACGGTCGGACTCGAAGATGCGCTGACTCTTACGATCCAGCCCGGCACGACCTCCCGCATTGCCCTGCGCTGCGACCATGCCGCGCTGGCGGCCGATCAAAGTAATCTTGTCTATCGAGCCGCCCAGCTCGTGTTGGCGCGTATCGACCGAGCCGTCGATCTGTCGATCACCCTCACGAAACGCATTCCGCTGGGAGCCGGCTTGGGGGGCGGTAGCAGCGATGCGGCGGCGACCATCCTGGGTCTGACCCGCCTGTTGGGATTGAGCTGGTCCGTCGAGCAGATGGCTGAGGTGGGGCAACAGCTGGGAAGTGACGTGCCGTTCTTTTTTATGGGACCGGCCGCCTGTGTTACCGGTCGAGGTGAACAGGTGCGACCAATTCAGATGACGGGCACTCGCTGGATCGTGCTGGTGAATCCCGGCTTTCCTGTCGAAACCAAGTGGGCCTATCAGCAGCTGTCTGCCACCAGGGCGGGGGTGCGTCCTCTCTCGCTGGCATTGCAGCAACTGGGCGGCCGTGGGGTAGTGGATTGGTCCGAGATCATTCCCCTGGTAGAGAATGATTTTGAGGCGCCGGTCTTTGCGCACCATCCGGTCTTGTCCCAGATCAAGAGCCAATTGCTGAGTCAGGGGGCTGAGGTCGCCCTGCTGTCGGGAAGCGGTGCCACGATGTTCGGGATATTTCCCGGGCAGGCCGATGCGGAGCGGGCTGCCTCCGTGTTTGCCCGTGACCCGAAGATGAAGGCCTACGCCGTACCGGCGGCGGGTGCTCCGGCTACGAGCCCACTCTGA
- a CDS encoding sigma-54-dependent Fis family transcriptional regulator, with protein sequence MEKILVVDDEQGLRDVLSIMLKRAGYAVTVASDGDEAIAQVQKEIFDLVITDLKMPRVGGLEVLKAVKAASPDTVVLMITAFASADSAVEAMKHGAYDYLTKPFQVDEVQLIIRNAIERRRLSTENMLLKRELASQSSFSQIIGQSEAMQKVYDVIKKVADSKSNVLIGGESGTGKELVARAIHFNSARASMPFVTVNCSAVPETLLESELFGHMKGSFTGAISNKAGLFEVANGGTIFLDEIGDTTPAIQVKLLRVIQEREFRRVGGTQDVKVDVRIVAATNRDLEKAVAEGAFREDLYYRLDVIPIKLPPLRMRTGDIPLLSQHFLEKFAKESGKPVPTMSQEAMRVLLAHEWRGNVRELENVVERVVAFTTGSSVTDADIRGWLHKPVSNQQALPSELPEDGLDLEGLINTIEKDLLLKALERSQWVKKRAARLLRLNTRSFRYRLEKYEIKGGRD encoded by the coding sequence GTGGAAAAGATTTTAGTCGTCGATGACGAGCAGGGCTTGCGCGATGTGCTCAGCATCATGCTCAAGCGCGCCGGATATGCCGTGACCGTGGCCTCGGACGGGGACGAGGCGATTGCGCAAGTGCAGAAAGAAATTTTCGATCTCGTCATCACCGACCTCAAGATGCCCAGAGTGGGCGGGCTCGAGGTGCTGAAGGCCGTCAAGGCTGCGTCTCCGGACACCGTGGTCCTGATGATCACGGCCTTTGCGTCCGCCGACTCGGCAGTAGAAGCGATGAAGCACGGCGCGTACGACTATCTCACCAAGCCGTTCCAGGTCGATGAAGTGCAACTGATTATCCGCAACGCGATCGAGCGGCGTCGGTTGTCGACGGAGAACATGCTCCTGAAGCGGGAGCTGGCCAGCCAGTCGTCATTCTCACAGATCATCGGCCAGAGCGAGGCCATGCAAAAGGTCTATGACGTCATCAAGAAGGTCGCCGATTCGAAGAGCAACGTGTTGATCGGGGGTGAAAGCGGGACCGGCAAAGAGCTGGTCGCCCGGGCGATCCACTTCAACAGTGCGCGCGCCTCCATGCCGTTTGTGACGGTGAACTGCAGCGCGGTGCCGGAAACGCTGCTCGAAAGTGAACTGTTCGGCCACATGAAGGGCTCGTTCACCGGGGCGATCTCCAATAAAGCCGGTCTGTTCGAAGTGGCGAACGGCGGGACGATCTTCCTCGATGAGATCGGCGATACGACACCGGCCATCCAGGTGAAGCTGCTGCGGGTGATTCAGGAGCGGGAGTTCCGGCGGGTGGGTGGGACTCAGGATGTAAAGGTGGATGTCCGCATCGTCGCGGCCACGAACCGGGATTTGGAGAAGGCCGTCGCAGAGGGCGCGTTTCGCGAAGATCTCTACTACCGGCTGGACGTAATTCCGATCAAGCTACCGCCGCTGCGCATGCGGACGGGCGACATTCCGTTGTTGAGCCAACATTTCCTGGAGAAATTTGCCAAGGAAAGTGGTAAACCAGTGCCGACGATGAGCCAGGAGGCCATGCGCGTGCTGTTGGCGCATGAGTGGCGAGGCAACGTTCGGGAATTGGAGAACGTCGTCGAACGTGTCGTGGCCTTCACAACGGGATCGTCGGTGACGGATGCGGATATTCGCGGATGGCTGCACAAGCCGGTCAGCAACCAGCAGGCTCTTCCCTCTGAGTTGCCTGAGGATGGCCTGGACCTGGAGGGGCTTATCAACACGATCGAGAAGGATCTGCTGTTGAAAGCGCTCGAACGGAGTCAGTGGGTCAAGAAGCGAGCCGCACGGTTGTTGCGGTTGAATACCCGGTCGTTCCGGTACCGTCTCGAAAAATACGAAATCAAAGGAGGCCGGGATTAG
- a CDS encoding PAS domain S-box protein, with the protein MPELKTRLHWLMGLRVVVVTLMLGLSLAFQSTRGESAPTFTALIIFTYTITIAYALVLRRLASPAAHTAFTWVQVGVDIVLETVLIVRTGGVESPFAVLYVITVTVASLVPHRRVGIVTGAGCTLLFGGITVVQYFGLLNAAGWLPPSKLEGPEVLQTFEVYGLAFLVVGFLSGALADKLHHADQSLREKEQGLSRLQVFHESIVRSISSGVFTTDEEGRITSFNPAAHEVTGYAFADVQGRLWREVFNWHPGTPSDETALTPLSPLRFEVECSHANGSRLVLGMTVSPLQEQGTQRGLVCVFKDLTQIRYLEEEMRRRAWLANLGEMSAGMAHEIRNPLGALAGAMQMLRQDVGSDDTSQRLMDIAIREARRLDNIITEFLQYARPPALNLAEHDLNKVLADTLDLIQHEARSRTGITIVSRMAPNQLMAQVDQDQLKQVFWNLATNAFDAMSAGGTLTIATGVRRVEVGGRRSDVIEIAFQDNGEGIPKQNFDKIFLPFFTTKKEGSGLGLAQVHRIVELHEGWIKVESEVGHGARFVVCLPLSAETGVRLRHEGREPWKRF; encoded by the coding sequence ATGCCTGAGCTGAAGACCAGACTCCATTGGCTCATGGGGCTTCGGGTCGTCGTGGTGACGCTGATGCTGGGTTTATCCCTGGCGTTTCAGTCCACCCGCGGCGAATCGGCTCCAACCTTTACCGCTTTAATCATCTTCACGTACACCATTACCATCGCGTACGCGCTGGTGCTAAGAAGGCTCGCGTCTCCCGCTGCTCATACCGCGTTCACCTGGGTGCAGGTTGGAGTCGATATCGTACTCGAGACCGTCCTTATCGTGAGGACCGGCGGTGTCGAGAGTCCGTTTGCGGTGTTGTACGTCATCACCGTGACGGTTGCCAGCCTGGTTCCGCACCGGCGTGTCGGCATTGTTACGGGAGCCGGCTGTACCCTCCTGTTCGGTGGCATCACGGTCGTTCAATATTTCGGACTTCTGAATGCCGCCGGGTGGCTGCCTCCCAGCAAGTTGGAAGGGCCCGAAGTGCTGCAGACATTTGAAGTGTATGGCCTGGCGTTCCTGGTCGTTGGGTTCTTGAGCGGGGCGTTGGCGGACAAACTGCACCATGCCGATCAATCGTTGCGCGAGAAAGAGCAAGGTCTCAGCCGGCTGCAGGTGTTTCATGAGAGCATCGTGCGCAGTATCAGCAGCGGTGTGTTCACGACCGATGAGGAGGGGCGGATCACGTCCTTCAATCCGGCGGCGCATGAGGTCACCGGCTATGCCTTTGCCGACGTGCAAGGACGCCTCTGGCGGGAGGTCTTCAATTGGCACCCAGGGACCCCCTCCGATGAAACCGCGTTGACGCCTCTCTCTCCCTTGCGATTTGAGGTGGAATGTTCGCACGCCAACGGCAGCCGGCTGGTGCTGGGAATGACTGTGTCTCCCTTGCAGGAACAGGGCACGCAGCGAGGTCTGGTCTGTGTGTTCAAGGATCTGACGCAAATTCGATATTTGGAAGAGGAAATGCGTCGGCGGGCATGGCTGGCCAACCTCGGTGAGATGTCGGCGGGCATGGCGCATGAAATCCGCAATCCGCTCGGCGCGCTTGCGGGGGCGATGCAGATGCTGCGGCAAGATGTCGGATCAGACGACACCAGTCAGCGGTTGATGGATATCGCGATTCGTGAAGCCAGGCGGCTCGACAACATCATCACCGAATTTCTGCAGTACGCCCGCCCTCCCGCGTTGAATTTGGCCGAGCACGATTTGAACAAAGTCCTTGCCGATACATTGGATCTGATCCAACATGAAGCGCGGTCCCGAACCGGCATCACGATCGTATCCCGCATGGCGCCGAACCAACTGATGGCACAGGTCGATCAAGACCAGTTGAAGCAGGTCTTCTGGAATTTAGCCACCAACGCCTTCGATGCGATGTCCGCCGGAGGGACCCTGACGATCGCCACCGGAGTGCGGCGGGTGGAGGTCGGTGGCCGCCGATCCGATGTCATCGAAATCGCATTCCAGGATAACGGGGAAGGCATTCCCAAACAGAATTTCGACAAGATCTTTCTGCCGTTTTTTACGACGAAAAAAGAAGGCTCCGGGTTGGGGCTGGCCCAGGTTCATCGCATTGTGGAGTTACACGAGGGGTGGATCAAGGTCGAGAGCGAGGTCGGGCACGGGGCACGGTTTGTGGTCTGCCTCCCGCTGTCCGCAGAGACGGGCGTTCGGTTGCGGCATGAAGGAAGGGAACCGTGGAAAAGATTTTAG
- a CDS encoding type II secretion system F family protein, whose product MSTFAYVGRNRQGAVKKGELTAKTRDEAVEQLRKQQVVVTSLEEKSGMGGKFKFSLGSGLTDKDLVVFTRQFGTMINAGLPLIQCLDILSTQSENKVLRETVGDVKNSVEAGSTFSDALKRHPKVFDDLYVNMIHAGEVGGLLDTILTRLAKHIEKAMKLKGQIKSAMVYPTAIVGVAVVIISVLMVWVIPVFAQMFMEMSGGKVGLPGPTQIVINVSNFFQSYWYAMAGAMVATVIAIKRYYATVNGRVVIDRLLLKVPIVGDLIRKASVAKFTRTLGTLITSGVPLLEGLSICAKTSGNKVIEEALMNARVSISGGKTISEPLAKCNVFPKMVTHMIAVGESTGALDAMLGKIADFYEDEVDQAVETLTSLLEPIMMVVLGTIIGFIVIAMYLPIFTMAQAIQ is encoded by the coding sequence ATGAGTACATTCGCCTATGTCGGACGGAACCGCCAGGGTGCTGTGAAGAAGGGCGAGCTCACCGCCAAGACCAGGGACGAGGCGGTCGAGCAGCTTCGGAAGCAGCAGGTCGTCGTGACCAGCCTGGAAGAAAAATCCGGCATGGGCGGAAAGTTCAAGTTTAGCCTGGGGAGCGGCCTTACCGACAAGGATCTGGTGGTCTTCACCCGCCAGTTTGGCACGATGATCAATGCCGGGCTGCCCCTGATCCAATGTCTCGACATTCTCTCCACTCAGTCTGAAAACAAAGTCCTGCGTGAAACGGTCGGCGACGTGAAGAACAGTGTGGAAGCCGGCTCGACGTTCTCCGATGCGTTGAAGCGACACCCGAAAGTGTTCGACGACCTCTATGTGAATATGATCCATGCCGGTGAGGTCGGCGGTCTGCTCGATACGATTCTGACCCGTCTGGCCAAGCACATCGAAAAGGCGATGAAGCTGAAAGGCCAGATCAAGTCGGCCATGGTCTATCCCACCGCCATCGTCGGGGTGGCCGTCGTCATTATCAGTGTCTTGATGGTGTGGGTCATTCCTGTGTTCGCGCAGATGTTCATGGAAATGTCGGGCGGGAAAGTCGGATTGCCCGGTCCGACCCAGATCGTGATCAACGTCAGCAACTTTTTCCAGAGCTACTGGTATGCCATGGCCGGGGCGATGGTCGCGACGGTCATTGCCATTAAGCGGTACTATGCCACCGTGAACGGGCGTGTCGTGATCGACCGGCTGTTACTCAAGGTTCCGATCGTGGGTGATCTGATTAGAAAAGCCTCCGTCGCGAAGTTCACCCGCACGTTGGGCACGCTCATCACCAGCGGTGTGCCGTTGCTCGAGGGGTTGAGCATCTGTGCCAAGACATCCGGCAACAAGGTCATCGAGGAAGCGCTGATGAATGCGCGAGTGAGCATCAGCGGCGGAAAAACGATCTCCGAACCGCTGGCCAAGTGCAATGTGTTTCCTAAGATGGTGACCCACATGATCGCCGTCGGCGAGTCCACCGGCGCGCTGGATGCCATGTTAGGCAAGATCGCAGACTTTTATGAGGACGAGGTCGATCAGGCGGTGGAGACCCTGACCTCGCTGCTCGAACCGATCATGATGGTGGTGTTGGGTACCATCATCGGGTTTATCGTCATCGCGATGTATCTTCCGATCTTCACGATGGCGCAGGCCATCCAATAG
- a CDS encoding CDP-alcohol phosphatidyltransferase family protein has protein sequence MNMNVPNSLTMLRILLIPVYVGLLNYEQFDYALATLFIAGLTDALDGIIARVADQRTRLGEVLDPLADKLMLTTGFITLSVMHLVPLWLTILVVSRDLMLMLGAAVAHFTHTQVDISPTVLGKGTTLVQLATLVSIIFFASRRLDLATLDPLLYLMGGVTLMSGLHYLSRGYCRITSN, from the coding sequence ATGAACATGAACGTTCCCAACAGTCTGACGATGCTGCGCATCCTGTTGATCCCGGTGTATGTGGGGTTGCTCAACTATGAGCAATTCGACTACGCGTTGGCGACGCTCTTCATCGCCGGGTTGACGGATGCGCTCGATGGAATCATCGCGCGTGTGGCCGATCAGCGGACCAGACTCGGAGAAGTCCTGGATCCTCTGGCGGATAAACTCATGCTGACGACGGGGTTCATCACGCTCTCAGTGATGCATCTGGTTCCGCTCTGGCTGACGATTCTAGTGGTCAGCCGCGATCTCATGTTGATGCTGGGGGCGGCCGTCGCCCATTTCACCCACACCCAGGTCGATATCTCGCCGACTGTGCTTGGGAAGGGCACCACATTGGTCCAATTGGCGACGCTGGTCTCCATCATTTTCTTTGCCTCTCGCCGGCTCGATCTCGCCACGCTCGACCCGCTCCTGTATCTCATGGGCGGGGTGACTCTCATGTCCGGTCTGCACTATCTCTCCCGCGGCTATTGCCGCATTACCTCCAACTAG
- a CDS encoding serine hydrolase, translating to MATPHPIQAALQAAVDDGTFPGAVLAVRLRGAFVYEGAAGRLSSQSPGEAVTSHTCYDLASLTKVLATTTALLLLTQRGRLVLEDRIDHILNELQGSAAGAASIRQLLTHSSGLPGWRPYYERLASLEAGRSGFPGRTAAREAVLGYMAQEELVYERGSRSLYSDLGFMLLGWAVERLAGESLDQFCKNQIYRSLEAQPLAYLPRGSHANPAASLGAPAIAPTEDDSWRGRMLCGEVHDENAFALGGVAGHAGLFGTARAVLAVAKAWMDGWHGKPGLLDPELARLFTTRQQGISGASWALGWDTPSAPSSSGTRFTPESFGHLGYTGTSLWLDPVKELEVVLLSNRVHPTRKNERILAFRPLIHDLICREFLGG from the coding sequence ATGGCGACACCACATCCCATTCAGGCCGCGTTGCAGGCAGCGGTCGATGACGGCACGTTTCCCGGTGCGGTGTTGGCCGTCCGATTGCGCGGGGCGTTCGTCTATGAAGGCGCCGCCGGCCGCCTGTCGTCGCAGAGTCCGGGCGAAGCGGTGACGAGTCATACCTGCTACGACCTGGCCTCTCTGACCAAGGTGCTGGCGACCACCACGGCGTTGCTGTTGCTGACGCAACGCGGCCGACTGGTGCTGGAAGACCGGATCGATCATATCCTCAATGAACTGCAGGGCAGTGCCGCGGGGGCGGCCTCTATCCGGCAACTGCTCACCCATAGCTCGGGGCTTCCCGGTTGGCGTCCCTATTACGAGCGGCTGGCGTCGCTTGAGGCAGGACGGTCCGGATTTCCGGGACGTACGGCGGCGCGTGAGGCGGTGCTGGGCTACATGGCGCAGGAGGAGTTGGTCTACGAGCGGGGTTCGCGCAGTCTCTATAGCGACCTGGGGTTCATGCTGCTGGGATGGGCGGTGGAGCGGCTGGCCGGTGAGTCGCTGGACCAATTTTGCAAGAACCAGATCTATCGTTCGCTTGAGGCCCAGCCGCTTGCGTACCTCCCGCGCGGGTCGCATGCGAATCCTGCTGCCTCATTGGGGGCACCTGCAATCGCCCCGACCGAAGACGATTCTTGGAGGGGTCGTATGTTGTGCGGCGAAGTGCACGACGAGAATGCCTTCGCACTGGGCGGTGTGGCCGGTCATGCCGGGTTGTTCGGCACGGCGCGCGCGGTACTCGCGGTGGCGAAGGCGTGGATGGATGGCTGGCACGGTAAGCCGGGATTGTTAGATCCTGAACTCGCCAGGCTGTTTACGACCCGGCAGCAGGGAATATCGGGTGCTAGTTGGGCCTTGGGTTGGGATACGCCGTCTGCGCCGTCCTCTTCCGGAACGCGTTTTACCCCGGAATCATTCGGGCATCTCGGGTACACGGGGACTTCGCTGTGGCTCGATCCGGTCAAAGAGTTGGAAGTGGTGTTGCTTTCGAACCGGGTGCATCCGACGAGGAAGAACGAGCGCATCCTGGCCTTCCGCCCGCTCATTCACGATCTGATATGCCGGGAATTTCTGGGAGGCTAG